The Acinetobacter wuhouensis genome includes the window CTTGGTATTCTTTGGAACGGATGCCCGCGAGTTTTTTGGTGTCTGGCAATTGTCCTTTGTTATCGAACTTCGTTGGACTGCGTTGGGCTTCGTGGATTCGTCCTACGACAAATGGACGATCGATGTTTCCTCAAAGAAGTCGATAACAACGATTTCACCGATACGTGGTAGGAATCTTGCACCGTAGCCTTCGCCTGCCCATGGGGTAAGGACATCGACCCATGCGGAATCAGTATCGTTGTCATTTGTTCCTGCACCACCATCGTGTCCATGGTCTTCTGTTCGAGTGAAGAGGAAGCGTACTTTGATACGCCCCCATTCATCGACATGGATTTCTTCTCCACTCGGTCCTACTACTTTGGCACGTTGTGGATGGGTTGTTGGGCGGTGTTGGAGTGGATTGTATTCGGGTACGGTGGTGATGTTGCGTCGTTGTACTGTTAGGCTATTGGCTTGACGTTCTGCTGTTGTGTTGTCTGTGCTATTTGTATTTTGAGTTGTGCTTTGTTGGGTATGTTTCGGTACCCAATTGCTTTCTTGTAGCAGTTTGTTGATCTGTTCTGTTAGATCTTTGGGTAGGTTGTTTTGGTTGTAGTAGTTTTTTTCGGTGATCAGAAATTCTTGATCTGAGCCACTGTGTTGGTCGATCTCTGGGTGTTCGGTGAATTTGAACCAGTAGCCGACTTGTGCATCGCGTACGGTTGAGTTGGCAATAAATTGTTTGGATTGGCTGTTGTAGTAGTCACTGAGGTTTTGATTCAGTTTTTCAATTTGGCTGTTGTTGGATGCTGTAGCTTGGTCTTCACCATTGAGGTCTTGCATCCATGCAGGGCTGATATGCCATGCTTGTTCTAAGCCTAAACTTGCATTGTCTTGGTTGTTGCTGTGTTGGTGTTTGCTTTGGACACTGCCTGCGCCTTCTTCTTGTTCTAAAGCATCAGCTTGCCAGCGTTGGACGTGGACGGCTGTGGGTTGTAGGCTGCGTTGTCCGATAAAACTGGTAATGCTGTCTTGTTTTTCTGTGGCACTGCTACGGTGATAACGGATATTTCTGCGGTCTAGGGCTTTGTATTGGCTATTGTCATCAATGAGGCGAAGTTTTTGGGCTTGGATTTGTGTTGCTGAATTGAGTACTTGCAATTGTGCTTCGTCAATCAGCCAATTGATGCCTTCGCTACGCATTAAACGAGTGAGAAAGTCGTAATCGCTTTCGTTACTTTGCATGATGAATGGGCGGATGTCGTAGTCTTTTTTTAGTCCGCTTTTATCTAGACTTAGGCTTGATGCGAATAAAGGGCTTTTGTCTTGCCATTCTTTAAAGATGGTTTCGATGGCTTCAACTGCCGATTTGTTCATAAACACACGGCTGTTTCGGCGTTTGTGCCATAGTGAGGTGGCATCTTGTAGTTTGAGTTTGTAAATCGTCAGTGAACCGTCACTTTGCCCTTGAGCTGCTTCGGTAATAATGCCTGTGGTTCGGAACAGTTGTCCTTGATCAGTCACTTGGTCAATCGCAACTTGTGTACCAATGAATTGTTTCAGAGGAATGGTTGCAGATGTTGATAGGCAAATCAGTTCAGCAGACACGCCTTGATTCAGCGCGTGTTGTCCGTCGATGCGTTGTAAGTAAACCTGTTGGTTTAAGTCTGTATTTGTAAATTGGATATGAATGGCACGTTTTTGGGCGGTAAGTCCAAGTTGATCCAAGATTTTATTGATGCTGTTGACTAAGCTGTTCATTTTAATAATTGCTTTGGTTCAAATTTTTTAATTAGCCTCTACTATAAACGATTACTTAATGATATTCATCTAATCCAGTAAATTTCCAATAAAAAACCAACAACAACTTAGAATTTAAAATCAAATAGTTACAATTAGGTTTTAAAGAAAATCTGTCTAAAAAACTTAATCCAAACAATCAACAAAAACTTAATATAATTCAATTTTTCAAATAGATATCATGGATTTAAGTCTTATAATTCGGTGAATTTTTACGCTTATAAAATTCAGCCACAATCACAGCGAAAACTAAACCACCAATCAGTGAAAAATGTTCTTGTACAAGAGCTAAATCTAAAGCACCTTGCTCAGCGGGCATTTCCCAAAAACGATGGGCAATTGGAATAGTTGCTAATGTAAATATGCTAAGTGCGCCTGCGCCTAACCAAATCCAGCGACCACCGAGAATCACAAGTAATGAACCTAATAATTGCACCAGAATCGTCATACTGACAAATAATGCTGCAGGTTGTAAATTAAAATGAGCCATTTCAGCCATTGCCACATCAAAATGAAGGATTTTAGTCAATCCACTGATCCAAAATACTGAAGTCAGTAAAATTGCGATTGGATAATAGACCCAATGTTGCGTGGTCATCTGATTGATTATTTTTTGAATGAACATCATAAGTTCCTCTGCATCTTTGTCGCGATAACTCAGTCATTATTTTCATTGGCTTAGAATAAGAAAGGCATACTGATGTATGCCTTTCGATAGTTTTATTTCGCTGCAACAGGTGCGATCACTTCGTGTTTTGACGCTGTACGCTCTGGTGCTTTATGAACCATGGTGTATGCATAATCTACGCCCATACCGTATGCGCCAGAATGTTCACGGACAATATCCATCACTTGATCATAAGTATCACGTTTCGCCCAATCACGTTGCCATTCAAGCAAAACTTGCTGCCAAGTTACAGGAATCACACCTGCTTGAATCATACGTTGCATTGCATAATCATGCGCTTCTTTGGTTGTACCACCTGAGGCATCTGCAACCATGTAGATTTCATAATCTGTGTCATGTAGTGCGCTTAAAGCAAATGTTAGATTACATACTTCAGTCCAAAGACCAGACACAATAATTTTTTTACGGTTATTTTTAGCGAGAGAATCACGGACTTTTTGGTCATCCCAAGAGTTCATTGAAGTACGTTCTAAAAGTGGTAAGTCTGGGAAAACATCTAACAGTTCAGGATAAGTATGTCCTGAGAAGCTATCTGTTTCTACTGTAGTAATCGTTGTTGGAATATTAAAAGCTTTCGCCGCTTTGGCTAATCCCACAGTGTTATTTTTCAATGTTTGACGGTCAATCGATTGTACGCCAAACGCCATTTGTGGTTGATGATCAATGAAAATGATCTGTGAGTTCTCAGGTGTTAATACTTCTAAAATTGACTTGTTCATGTTTTACATCCTTAGGTAAGTTCGTTCTGTTTACTAAGATATAAAAATAATTAATCACGAACAGCGCCATTTTTAGAACGATGCTTCTCCAATTTTGCGACATTATTTAGAATTTCTACAAAACAAGATTCAATTCTCTAGAATATTCATAGACATATCGATATGTGGAATCCCACAATCTAGGTATTCTTCACCTGATAATTGAAAACCTAAATTTTCATAGAATTTTGTCGCATAAACTTGTGCAGATAATTTTAATTGCGAACGTTTTTGATCTTTTGCAACCTGAATAATCTGTTGCATGAGTAATTGCCCAATCCCTTTACCACGATAAAGTTTAAGCACAGCAACACGACCAATACTGTTGTTTTCTAATAATCGTGCTGTGGCAATCGGTTGATTTTGATCATAGACGATGAAATGTAGTGACACTGCATCTTGCGCATCCCATTCATCATGTTCAGCAATATTTTGTTCTTGAATAAAGACTTCGCTACGGATCAGTTTTGCATGGTGTTCTAATTCAGTCCAAGATCCTGATTGAATTTGATATTTTGACTCATTCATTAACACTTACACCCAATATCTTGTTGATCCCATTGATTATTCAGCAACAATTCTAAAGATTGTTTTTGAATACCGTACATTTCTTTCAAGGCTTGAATTTGCGCTAAAACAGCTTGGTCAGGCTCAGTAAAATCTTTGCGTTTGGTTGCCAAAATCATTTTATTTTTACTGGTATGCTCCAAAGCTACGAATTCAAAAACTTTGGTTTCATAACCATAAGCTTTGAGCAATAAAGCGCGAATGGTATCGGTCAGCATTTCCGCCTGTTGCCCTGCATGAATACCAAACTGCAACATCGGTGCAAGCACTTTAGGGCTTTGTAATTGTGGACGTAATTCTTTATGGCAACACGGCGCACACATGATCATTTGTGCATTTAAGCGAATACCTGTGTGAATCGCAAAATCCGTTGCCACATCACATGCATGTAGCGCAATCATTACGTCTAAATGTTCAGGATGATAAGTTCTCACATCGCCTTGGAAAAAGTCCAATTGAGAAAAATCAGAGGATTGCGCAACGTCTTGGCAAAACTTGACCATCTTATCGTTCAGCTCAACACCTGTTACAAATGGCGTTTGACCGTGTTTCGCTAAATAATCGTATAAGGCAAAGGTCAGATAACCTTTACCCGAACCAAAATCAACCACTTTAAGTGCATGATCATGTTGTTGAATTTGCTCTAATGCGCCTGAAAATATTTCAACAAACTTGTTAATCTGTTTCCACTTACGCGCCATGCTTGGGATAATCTGCGCTTTAGCATCGGTAATGCCGAGTGGTTGTAAAAAATAACTATTTTGATCGACATAACGATGTTTGCTACGATCATGCCCTTGTTGTTCAGTTTTCTGAGTGCTTGCCTGTTTATTTTTACTGACGGTTAATAAGGCTTTCTTCTTATTTTTCTTTAATTGTGTTTCGGCTTCATGGGTGAATAAATTGGCTTGCTTACAATGTTCTGCAAGACTTTGAATCGTGGTTAATGCTGCTGCAATTGGATAATTTTTAGTAACATCATTGGTCTTATAGCGATACAAGCAACTTAATACTGATTCATTTTGTAGTTGAAT containing:
- a CDS encoding DoxX family protein — encoded protein: MFIQKIINQMTTQHWVYYPIAILLTSVFWISGLTKILHFDVAMAEMAHFNLQPAALFVSMTILVQLLGSLLVILGGRWIWLGAGALSIFTLATIPIAHRFWEMPAEQGALDLALVQEHFSLIGGLVFAVIVAEFYKRKNSPNYKT
- a CDS encoding hydrolase — encoded protein: MNKSILEVLTPENSQIIFIDHQPQMAFGVQSIDRQTLKNNTVGLAKAAKAFNIPTTITTVETDSFSGHTYPELLDVFPDLPLLERTSMNSWDDQKVRDSLAKNNRKKIIVSGLWTEVCNLTFALSALHDTDYEIYMVADASGGTTKEAHDYAMQRMIQAGVIPVTWQQVLLEWQRDWAKRDTYDQVMDIVREHSGAYGMGVDYAYTMVHKAPERTASKHEVIAPVAAK
- a CDS encoding GNAT family N-acetyltransferase, translating into MNESKYQIQSGSWTELEHHAKLIRSEVFIQEQNIAEHDEWDAQDAVSLHFIVYDQNQPIATARLLENNSIGRVAVLKLYRGKGIGQLLMQQIIQVAKDQKRSQLKLSAQVYATKFYENLGFQLSGEEYLDCGIPHIDMSMNILEN
- a CDS encoding class I SAM-dependent methyltransferase, with the protein product MSDVASLSIQEQQFFESVQQALDHQSLDRLILSQYKGELADLEKMTFRVIQLQNESVLSCLYRYKTNDVTKNYPIAAALTTIQSLAEHCKQANLFTHEAETQLKKNKKKALLTVSKNKQASTQKTEQQGHDRSKHRYVDQNSYFLQPLGITDAKAQIIPSMARKWKQINKFVEIFSGALEQIQQHDHALKVVDFGSGKGYLTFALYDYLAKHGQTPFVTGVELNDKMVKFCQDVAQSSDFSQLDFFQGDVRTYHPEHLDVMIALHACDVATDFAIHTGIRLNAQMIMCAPCCHKELRPQLQSPKVLAPMLQFGIHAGQQAEMLTDTIRALLLKAYGYETKVFEFVALEHTSKNKMILATKRKDFTEPDQAVLAQIQALKEMYGIQKQSLELLLNNQWDQQDIGCKC